DNA from Mycobacterium sp. SMC-8:
GAGAACCTCGAGTCGATCGCGCTGGCCGAGTCGTGGGACAACGGCAAGCCGATCCGGGAAACCCTCAACGCCGACATCCCGCTGGCCGTGGACCACTTCCGGTACTTCGCCGGCGCGATCCGCGCCCAGGAGGGCTCGCTGTCGGAAATCGACGACGACACCGTCGCCTACCACTTCCACGAGCCGCTCGGCGTGGTCGGCCAGATCATCCCGTGGAACTTCCCGATCCTGATGGCGGTCTGGAAGTTGGCCCCCGCGCTGGCGGCCGGCAACGCGATCGTGCTCAAGCCCGCCGAGCAGACCCCGGCCTCGATCCTGTACCTGATGGAAGTCATCGGCGACCTGCTGCCCGCCGGCGTGGTCAACGTGGTCAACGGCTTCGGCGTGGAGGCGGGCAAGCCGCTGGCGTCGAGCAACCGGATCGCCAAGATCGCGTTCACCGGTGAGACCACCACCGGCCGGCTGATCATGCAGTACGCCTCGCAGAACCTGATCCCGGTCACCCTGGAGCTCGGCGGCAAGAGCCCCAACATCTTCTTCAACGACGTGATGAACGCCGCGGACAACTACCAGGACAAGGCACTCGAGGGTTTCACGATGTTCGCCCTCAACCAGGGCGAGGTGTGCACCTGCCCGTCGCGCTCGCTGATCCAGGCCGACATCTACGACGAGTTCCTCGCGCTGGCCGCGATCCGCACCAAGGCGGTGCGGCAGGGTGATCCGCTCGACACCGAGACGATGATCGGGGCGCAGGCCTCCAACGACCAGCTGGAGAAGATCCTGTCCTACATCGAGATCGGCAAGAGCGAGGGCGCCAAGGTGATCACCGGCGGCGAGCGCGCCGAGCTGGGCGGTGACCTCAACGGCGGCTACTTCGTCGCGCCGACGATCTTCACCGGCAACAACAAGATGCGCATCTTCCAGGAGGAGATCTTCGGGCCCGTCGTGGCCGTCACGTCCTTCACCGACTACGACGACGCGATCTCGATCGCCAACGACACCCTCTACGGATTGGGCGCCGGCGTGTGGAGCCGTGACGGCAACACGGCCTACCGCGCGGGCCGTGACATCAAGGCCGGTCGGGTGTGGACGAACTGCTACCACCAGTACCCGGCGCACGCCGCGTTCGGTGGCTACAAGCAGTCCGGCATCGGCCGCGAGAACCACAAGATGATGCTCGACCACTACCAGCAGACCAAGAACCTGCTGGTGAGCTACAGCGACAAGGCCCTCGGGTTCTTCTGATCCGCTGACCGGACGCACATTCGCACGGACCCCCCTCGGTCCGTGCGAATGTGTGTTTCGGGGGAGGCACCGTTGACGGCCGGCGATGGTATCCCAGCGCGTTTTGACCTGCGGCGACGCCCGCAGGTAAGCTCCATCGTTGGCGTGCGCCGGCCTTCGGTCGTCGGTCGCCTCGGGTCCCTGCCGGTCGCCGAGGCGGATGGTATGCACACGCCTGACCGGCACCTGGGAGTCGATCCCGGGATCCATCCGAGAAAAGAGTAGGTAACGCTGTGTCTACGTACACGCCGAAGGCGGGTGACACCACGCGCTCGTGGTACGTCATCGACGCCACCGACGTGGTGCTCGGCCGGCTCGCCGTCGAAGCAGCCAAGCTGCTGCGCGGCAAGCACAAGCCGACATTCACGCCCAATGTCGACGGCGGTGACTTCGTCATCGTGATCAACGCCGATAAGGTCGCCATCAGCGGCGACAAGCTCAACAACAAGTTCGCCTACCGGCACTCGGGGTATCCCGGCGGTCTGCGCAAGCGCTCCATCGGCGAGTTGCTGCAGAAGCACCCGACCCGCGTCGTCGAGAACGCGATCACCGGCATGTTGCCGCACAACAAGCTCGGCCGTCAGGTCCAGAAGAAGTTGAAGGTGTACGCCGGCCCGGACCATCCGCACGCCGCTCAGCAGCCGGCCGTGTACGAGATCAAGCAGGTGGCTCAG
Protein-coding regions in this window:
- the rplM gene encoding 50S ribosomal protein L13, which encodes MSTYTPKAGDTTRSWYVIDATDVVLGRLAVEAAKLLRGKHKPTFTPNVDGGDFVIVINADKVAISGDKLNNKFAYRHSGYPGGLRKRSIGELLQKHPTRVVENAITGMLPHNKLGRQVQKKLKVYAGPDHPHAAQQPAVYEIKQVAQ
- the adh gene encoding aldehyde dehydrogenase — encoded protein: MTVYARPGADGSLMSFKPRYDNFIGGQWVAPNAGRYFENPTPITGQPFTEVARSDESDIEKALDAAHAAAPAWGKTSAAERAVILNKIADRIEENLESIALAESWDNGKPIRETLNADIPLAVDHFRYFAGAIRAQEGSLSEIDDDTVAYHFHEPLGVVGQIIPWNFPILMAVWKLAPALAAGNAIVLKPAEQTPASILYLMEVIGDLLPAGVVNVVNGFGVEAGKPLASSNRIAKIAFTGETTTGRLIMQYASQNLIPVTLELGGKSPNIFFNDVMNAADNYQDKALEGFTMFALNQGEVCTCPSRSLIQADIYDEFLALAAIRTKAVRQGDPLDTETMIGAQASNDQLEKILSYIEIGKSEGAKVITGGERAELGGDLNGGYFVAPTIFTGNNKMRIFQEEIFGPVVAVTSFTDYDDAISIANDTLYGLGAGVWSRDGNTAYRAGRDIKAGRVWTNCYHQYPAHAAFGGYKQSGIGRENHKMMLDHYQQTKNLLVSYSDKALGFF